One Euphorbia lathyris chromosome 1, ddEupLath1.1, whole genome shotgun sequence DNA segment encodes these proteins:
- the LOC136210758 gene encoding tyrosine-sulfated glycopeptide receptor 1-like, producing MGTMVIDVKACNFVGFACLGCPPIVFRPRESRGSSSSSSSSVMVLFVLVLIPFLFLPCCHVEAACNQVDHDSLLPFFSNISSSPPLDWSPSIDCCLWEGVKCGQINDRVTHLWLPFRGLSGILSPSIANLAQLSQLNLSHNRLFGSLPDGFFSSLDNLQILDLRNNLLNGEIPFSVDNNNTNMAIQILDLSSNRFSGVIPSNSILQVSRNLSIFNVSNNSFTGLIPSNICTVSFISLTVLDFSYNDFSGSIPSGIGKCSKLRIFSAGFNNLSGTIPGDIYGAILLEQLSLPLNNLSGDIDDSLVNLINLRVLDLFSNQLIGSIPRDIGKLSELEQLQLHINNLTGTLPQSLMNCTKLVTLNLRVNLLQGKLEDFDFSNFVQLRILDLGNNKFTGNLPRTLYACKSLKAVRLAYNQLEGQISPEIQALESLSFLSVSSNNLTNLTGAIQIMMGCKNLTTLILSINFMNETIPDEGIINSNGFQNLQVLSLGASGLSGQVPSWLANLNNLEVLDLSVNRITGVIPSWLGSLRSLFYIDLSGNLLSGGFPRELAELQTLASNGTSELVGRSYLPLPVFAQPNNATYQQYNQLSNLPPAIYLLNNHLSGGIPKEIGQLKFVHVLDLSNNNFSGSIPDQISSLTNLEKLDLSGNQLSGEIPASLRGLHFLSSFSVSNNNLRGPIPTGGQFDTFPVTSFTGNPGLCGSILQRSCSNTPVPIYPGATHKSSTNAKVVVGVVLGTCFGTGLVIAVLALWILSKRRIIPGGDSDNIEMDTLSSNSGLPYVTDKDTSLVILFPNNTYELKDMTIAELLKATDNFNQANIIGCGGFGLVYKATLANGTMLAIKKLSGEMGFMEREFKAEVEALSTAQHENLVSLQGYCVYEGFRLLIYSYMENGSLDYWLHEKADGPSQLDWPTRLNILRGASCGLAYMHQICEPHIVHRDIKSSNILLDEKFEAHVADFGLSRLILPYETHVTTELVGTLGYIPPEYGQAWVATLRGDMYSFGVVMLEMLTGKRPVEVFRPKMSRELVGWVQQMRKDGKQDQIFDPLLRGKGFDDEMIQVLDVACLCVNQNPFKRPTIKDVVDWLKNVGSDRNENKG from the coding sequence ATGGGGACGATGGTGATTGATGTTAAGGCTTGCAACTTTGTTGGTTTTGCTTGCTTGGGTTGTCCTCCAATAGTATTCAGACCAAGAGAATCAAGaggatcttcttcttcttcttcttcttcagtcaTGGTCTTGTTTGTTCTGGTATTAATACCATTTCTATTTCTGCCTTGTTGCCATGTGGAAGCTGCTTGCAATCAAGTTGATCATGATTCTCTTTTacctttcttctctaatatctCATCTTCTCCTCCTTTAGATTGGTCTCCTTCAATTGATTGTTGCCTTTGGGAAGGTGTGAAATGTGGTCAAATTAATGATAGAGTCACTCATCTATGGCTACCCTTTAGAGGTCTTAGTGGAATCTTATCCCCTTCTATTGCTAATCTCGCCCAACTTTCTCAACTCAATCTCTCACATAATAGACTCTTTGGTTCTCTTCCAGATGGATTCTTCTCTTCTCTTGATAATCTCCAAATTCTTGATCTCAGAAACAATCTTTTAAATGGGGAAATACCATTTTCtgttgataataataatactaacaTGGCTATTCAGATACTTGACTTGTCTAGTAACCGTTTCAGTGGGGTAATTCCATCCAATTCAATTCTCCAAGTTTCCAGGAACTTGAGCATCTTCAATGTTAGCAACAATAGCTTCACAGGCCTAATTCCATCCAATATTTGTACTGTTTCATTCATCTCGTTAACCGTGCTTGACTTCTCTTACAATGATTTCAGTGGAAGTATTCCTTCTGGGATTGGGAAATGTTCAAAACTTAGGATTTTCTCTGCAGGTTTTAATAATCTGTCTGGTACAATCCCTGGTGATATTTATGGGGCAATCTTGCTGGAACAGCTCTCCTTACCTCTCAATAATCTCTCCGGCGACATCGATGATTCGTTAGTTAATCTCATTAATCTCAGGGTTCTTGACCTCTTTTCGAATCAATTGATTGGTTCAATACCTAGAGATATTGGGAAGCTGTCTGAATTGGAGCAGTTGCAGCTTCACATCAACAATCTCACAGGTACTCTTCCCCAATCACTGATGAATTGCACTAAACTTGTCACATTGAATTTGCGGGTGAACTTGTTGCAAGGGAAGTTAGAGGACTTcgatttttcaaattttgttcAACTTAGAATCCTTGATCTTGGTAATAATAAGTTCACAGGTAATTTGCCAAGAACCCTCTATGCCTGTAAATCACTAAAAGCAGTTAGACTTGCCTATAACCAGTTGGAGGGACAAATTTCACCCGAGATACAAGCACTAGAGTCTCTGTCTTTCTTATCAGTTTCTTCGAACAACTTAACGAACCTTACTGGGGCTATCCAAATAATGATGGGTTGCAAGAACCTTACTACTCTTATTCTCTCAATCAATTTCATGAACGAAACGATACCAGATGAAGGCATAATCAATTCAAATGGATTCCAGAATCTCCAGGTTTTGAGTTTAGGTGCTTCCGGACTCTCTGGTCAAGTACCCTCCTGGCTAGCTAACCTCAACAACCTGGAGGTCTTGGACCTGTCTGTCAATCGAATCACAGGAGTGATTCCAAGCTGGTTGGGTAGTCTACGGAGCCTTTTCTACATAGACTTGTCTGGTAACCTCCTTTCTGGAGGATTTCCTAGAGAGCTTGCTGAATTGCAAACACTTGCATCAAATGGCACAAGTGAACTAGTTGGCCGGAGTTACCTTCCGTTGCCCGTGTTTGCACAGCCCAATAATGCTACATATCAACAGTACAACCAGCTTTCAAATCTGCCACCAGCTATATACTTGCTAAACAACCATCTTAGTGGTGGTATCCCTAAAGAGATTGGGCAACTAAAGTTTGTTCATGTGCTTGATTTGAGCAACAACAACTTTTCTGGTTCCATTCCTGATCAAATATCAAGTCTCACCAATTTAGAGAAACTTGATCTCTCTGGAAACCAGTTATCAGGGGAAATTCCTGCATCACTCAGAGGTCTTCATTTCTTATCGTCGTTCAGTGTCAGCAATAACAACCTTCGAGGACCAATACCGACTGGAGGTCAGTTTGATACTTTTCCTGTCACAAGCTTCACAGGGAATCCAGGGTTGTGTGGTTCGATTTTACAGCGTTCTTGCTCAAATACACCTGTACCTATCTATCCTGGTGCAACTCACAAAAGCAGTACAAATGCAAAAGTTGTTGTTGGAGTTGTGTTAGGGACTTGTTTTGGGACTGGTTTAGTGATTGCTGTTTTAGCTCTTTGGATATTGTCCAAGAGAAGGATTATTCCCGGAGGGGACTCGGACAATATAGAGATGGATACACTTTCTAGCAACTCTGGATTGCCTTATGTGACTGACAAGGATACGAGTTTGGTTATATTGTTCCCGAACAATACCTATGAGCTTAAGGATATGACTATAGCTGAGCTCTTGAAAGCCACTGACAACTTCAATCAGGCCAACATCATCGGCTGTGGGGGGTTCGGTTTGGTTTACAAAGCGACACTGGCAAATGGCACAATGCTGGCTATCAAGAAACTCTCAGGAGAAATGGGTTTCATGGAAAGGGAATTCAAAGCAGAGGTAGAGGCTTTGTCGACAGCACAACACGAGAACTTGGTTTCGTTGCAAGGCTATTGCGTGTACGAGGGCTTCAGGCTGCTGATATATTCCTACATGGAGAATGGAAGTCTGGATTACTGGTTACACGAAAAAGCGGATGGTCCATCCCAATTAGATTGGCCAACTCGACTGAACATCTTAAGAGGAGCAAGCTGTGGTCTTGCTTACATGCACCAAATATGCGAGCCGCACATTGTGCACCGTGACATCAAGTCAAGCAACATCCTCCTCGACGAAAAATTCGAAGCACACGTAGCAGATTTCGGATTGTCTAGATTGATTCTTCCATATGAAACACACGTTACAACAGAACTTGTTGGCACTCTTGGGTACATTCCTCCAGAATACGGACAAGCATGGGTAGCCACGTTGAGAGGAGACATGTACAGCTTCGGGGTTGTTATGCTCGAGATGCTTACCGGGAAGAGACCTGTAGAGGTATTCAGACCGAAAATGTCGAGAGAATTGGTTGGATGGGTGCAGCAAATGAGGAAAGATGGGAAACAAGATCAAATCTTTGATCCACTTTTGAGAGGAAAAGGTTTTGATGATGAGATGATTCAAGTGCTAGATGTTGCCTGTTTGTGTGTGAATCAGAACCCTTTCAAGAGGCCAACGATCAAAGATGTCGTCGACTGGTTGAAGAACGTAGGCTCTGacagaaatgaaaataaagggtaa
- the LOC136210759 gene encoding tetraspanin-10 yields the protein MGAGISNFVIRWINFLTMLLGIAIIIYGVWMSTHHDSCRKSLTLPVLGLGASIFIISIIGFLGALKNNSILLWIYLILLCIILVAILVFTVLAFIVTNNGSGHRVQGLRYKEYQLQDYSSWFLKQLNNTQNWKRLKSCLVKSEDCNNLSKKYKTRKEYKSAQLNPIEAGCCRPPSECGYPAANASYYDLSFHPISSNKDCKLYKNSRTIRCYNCDSCKAGVAQYMKTEWRVVAIFNVILFVVLSMVYFVGCCARRNAAASTSNARKEVFRR from the exons ATGGGTGCAGGTATCAGCAACTTTGTCATCAGATGGATCAACTTCCTTACTATG CTTTTAGGTATAGCTATCATAATTTATGGGGTATGGATGAGCACACATCATGACAGCTGCAGAAAGTCTTTGACTCTCCCTGTTCTAGGCCTTGGAGcttccatatttataat ATCCATCATTGGTTTTTTGGGTGCATTGAAGAACAACTCTATACTGTTGTGGATT TATCTGATTTTGCTCTGCATAATTTTGGTGGCAATTCTGGTTTTCACAGTATTAGC GTTTATCGTAACAAACAATGGATCCGGTCACAGGGTCCAGGGGTTGAG GTACAAGGAGTATCAACTTCAGGATTACAGCTCATGGTTTCTCAAACAG CTGAACAACACCCAAAATTGGAAGCGCTTAAAGAGCTGTCTTGTGAAGTCTGAGGACTGCAATAATCTCTCCAAGAAGTACAAG ACTCGTAAGGAGTACAAGTCAGCACAACTGAATCCTATAGAAGCTGGTTGCTGCCGACCACCATCTGA GTGTGGCTATCCTGCTGCAAATGCTTCTTACTATGATTTGAGCTTCCACCCAATTAGCTCCAACAAAGACTGCAAACTTTACAAAAATTCTCGGACTATCAGATGCTACAATTGTGATTCCTGCAA GGCCGGGGTTGCACAATACATGAAAACCGAGTGGAGAGTAGTTGCAATCTTTAATGTGATTTTATTCGTGGTCTTG TCAATGGTTTATTTTGTGGGATGCTGTGCAAGACGAAATGCTGCTGCAAGTACCTCTAATGCTCGAAAAGAAGTTTTTCGTCGTTAG